A region from the Paenarthrobacter aurescens genome encodes:
- a CDS encoding alpha/beta hydrolase: MGPLESIQANTRQSDPAQKDPTSRAPRKRTTRQRKLELAILLVLIVALALSATPWPSAMLIRSVFERGAQATIDEMTPYVPPAPLQTEMGVLYKPGSTFDVFSPSGTTAPLPTVVWIHGGAWISGAQRDVNPYLQIIAAEGYTTIGMSYPIAPEATYPTAVRDINEALAYIKAHAAELNVDTSRIVLAGDSAGAQLASQMTTLTVNPEYANLMGIEPALQKSDLAATILHCGVYDLRAMADLSGIVAWGFKTSLWAYTGTKDWSATYAGATMSTIDFVTDEFPPTFISGGNGDGLTWLQSVPYSNRLKDSGVPVTELFWPATHEPELPHEYQFHLNFAEAREARDKTFDFLSVHAPRR; this comes from the coding sequence ATGGGGCCGTTGGAATCGATCCAAGCCAATACGAGGCAGAGTGACCCCGCACAAAAGGATCCAACGTCGAGGGCTCCACGAAAACGGACTACGCGGCAGCGGAAGCTCGAGCTGGCAATTCTGCTGGTGCTGATCGTCGCGCTGGCACTTTCTGCCACCCCGTGGCCCTCGGCAATGCTGATCCGCAGTGTTTTTGAGCGCGGGGCGCAGGCAACCATCGATGAAATGACGCCGTACGTACCCCCGGCGCCGTTGCAAACGGAGATGGGGGTTCTTTACAAGCCCGGTTCCACCTTTGATGTGTTCAGCCCTTCGGGCACCACCGCCCCGCTTCCTACGGTGGTTTGGATTCACGGAGGTGCCTGGATTTCGGGAGCCCAGCGCGACGTGAATCCGTATCTGCAGATCATTGCCGCCGAGGGCTACACCACCATTGGCATGAGTTACCCGATTGCCCCGGAAGCTACCTACCCAACCGCCGTTCGGGACATCAATGAGGCCCTGGCCTACATCAAGGCCCACGCCGCCGAGCTGAACGTTGATACCAGCCGGATTGTCCTGGCCGGGGACTCCGCCGGCGCTCAACTCGCCAGCCAGATGACCACGCTCACCGTGAACCCCGAGTACGCCAACCTGATGGGTATTGAGCCCGCGCTGCAGAAGTCCGATCTTGCCGCCACCATTCTCCATTGCGGTGTGTATGACCTCCGGGCCATGGCGGATCTCAGCGGGATTGTGGCGTGGGGATTCAAGACTTCCCTGTGGGCCTACACGGGTACCAAAGACTGGTCCGCAACCTACGCCGGCGCCACCATGTCCACCATCGACTTCGTGACCGATGAATTCCCTCCCACCTTCATCAGCGGTGGCAACGGAGACGGACTTACCTGGCTTCAGTCCGTGCCTTACAGCAACCGCCTGAAGGACTCGGGAGTTCCGGTGACTGAACTGTTCTGGCCTGCCACTCATGAGCCGGAGCTGCCGCACGAGTACCAGTTCCATTTGAACTTTGCCGAGGCACGTGAGGCGCGGGACAAGACGTTTGATTTCCTGTCCGTGCACGCCCCGCGGCGCTGA
- a CDS encoding ABC transporter ATP-binding protein codes for MGTVLEAEGLLVGYAGAPVCGEVSASVEAGEVLGIVGVNGAGKSTVARTIAGRQAALSGDVKVHGLLIDPDAVPFRRQVSAVFDDDLFFPSLTVREHLLLIARGHSLEHPEARVEEELEFFGLLGRAHAIPDALSSGQRRRLLLAAGLIRPSSLLILDEPEQRLDPRMRAAMGERIAAHAQDGGAVVLVTHDPQLLLATASTCLVIDEEVQAFDPEQGASIIAGS; via the coding sequence ATGGGGACAGTCTTGGAGGCCGAAGGCCTGTTGGTTGGCTACGCCGGGGCTCCGGTGTGCGGAGAAGTTTCCGCGTCCGTTGAAGCCGGTGAAGTCCTGGGAATCGTGGGAGTGAACGGCGCCGGAAAATCCACGGTAGCCCGAACCATTGCAGGACGCCAGGCTGCCCTTTCCGGTGATGTGAAGGTCCACGGCCTCCTCATCGATCCGGACGCCGTGCCCTTCCGCCGGCAGGTCTCTGCCGTCTTTGACGATGACCTCTTCTTCCCGTCCCTCACCGTCCGTGAGCACCTGCTCCTCATCGCCCGCGGGCACTCCTTGGAGCACCCCGAAGCCCGCGTTGAGGAAGAGTTGGAATTCTTCGGGCTATTAGGCAGGGCCCACGCCATCCCCGATGCATTGTCTTCCGGCCAGCGCCGCAGGCTGCTGCTTGCCGCCGGACTCATCCGCCCGTCGTCGCTCCTGATCCTGGACGAGCCGGAACAGCGGCTCGATCCCCGGATGCGCGCAGCGATGGGTGAGCGGATCGCAGCGCACGCACAGGACGGTGGCGCCGTTGTCCTGGTGACCCACGATCCTCAACTGCTGTTGGCCACAGCCTCCACATGTTTGGTCATTGATGAAGAAGTCCAGGCGTTCGATCCGGAGCAGGGGGCCTCGATCATTGCCGGCTCCTGA
- a CDS encoding SRPBCC family protein produces the protein MSTVTQLFKTPAADVWKVIEDGWLYSGWVVGASRIRAVDGTWPQLGAKLHHSVGSWPFLIDDSTSVTGVETGRKLELLARGWPMGEAKIVITLEDLGGRECRVSIAEDAVRGPGKVVPKVLRDPVIGVRNRETLKRLELMAAGGAGR, from the coding sequence ATGTCCACAGTGACCCAGCTGTTCAAAACCCCTGCCGCGGACGTCTGGAAAGTGATCGAGGATGGCTGGCTCTACTCCGGTTGGGTGGTGGGTGCCTCCCGAATCCGCGCAGTGGACGGGACATGGCCGCAACTGGGGGCAAAACTGCATCATTCCGTGGGTTCTTGGCCCTTCCTCATCGATGACAGCACCAGCGTGACCGGCGTGGAGACCGGCCGTAAGCTGGAGCTCCTGGCCCGGGGGTGGCCCATGGGTGAAGCGAAAATAGTGATCACCCTTGAAGATCTGGGTGGCCGTGAGTGCCGGGTGTCCATTGCCGAGGACGCTGTGCGTGGTCCGGGAAAAGTGGTTCCCAAGGTCCTGCGGGATCCTGTCATCGGCGTCCGGAACCGGGAGACCTTGAAACGCCTTGAATTGATGGCCGCCGGTGGGGCCGGCAGATAG
- a CDS encoding DUF6297 family protein: MLTAAHSAQDRQLASEIVRFTRQSAKRYKRSRISWGTRFVDAYSWGLGIGVSLTIAASFVLALRNEIADRASTQKSIIGAQWLVLPEPLLWTSITFAALLAVNNLARKLGPVSTNGAESSWWLALPIDRRPMVLPPFIRKAAFTAAGSAVIYLPFSMVTAVDRAPLEHLLASLTFGAAGAIALVLAALQQLALLGPRWGTVTTAAALLACSVLPMFSSAPWATAVVTVAAVGLLAVVVPRAGQVRGTELARGGAVAGHAGASLFMMDANEVLRALGGNRKRIDGGRAARLYARPVRGPLAALIRADVVAFIRLNPPLLPSILWLASCVAILLVEGGLPEFAQLAVIVICGCATASGLGGVARKTALVPELDALLPLHPALVRTSRTLMPCLAMAVWMAMLCSLLALLGAANPALIGVGALAGVGMGAGTLRAATRTPPDWTAPPVETPFGPVPRAQLGSLMRGLDVTILAMVPLLVALYLGYVPMSVIAVQAAFSAGIFLLVILTRPKRS, translated from the coding sequence ATGCTCACCGCAGCACACTCCGCGCAGGACCGGCAGCTGGCCTCCGAAATTGTCCGCTTCACCCGCCAATCCGCCAAGCGCTACAAACGCAGCAGGATTTCGTGGGGAACCCGCTTTGTTGACGCCTACAGTTGGGGACTGGGCATCGGGGTTTCCCTGACCATCGCGGCCTCGTTCGTCCTGGCGTTGCGCAATGAAATTGCGGACAGGGCATCCACACAGAAAAGCATCATCGGGGCACAGTGGCTGGTACTCCCGGAACCACTGCTGTGGACGTCCATCACGTTTGCTGCCCTCCTGGCCGTCAACAACCTCGCCCGGAAACTTGGACCGGTATCCACGAATGGAGCAGAGAGCTCCTGGTGGCTGGCCCTCCCCATCGACCGCCGGCCGATGGTCCTCCCGCCCTTCATCCGTAAAGCCGCCTTCACAGCAGCTGGCTCAGCCGTGATCTATCTGCCCTTCAGCATGGTTACAGCTGTTGACCGGGCTCCCCTCGAACACCTTCTTGCCTCACTCACCTTCGGCGCCGCAGGAGCCATCGCGCTGGTTCTGGCAGCCCTGCAGCAACTTGCCCTCTTAGGTCCGCGCTGGGGGACGGTAACAACTGCTGCAGCACTCCTGGCATGCTCTGTCCTGCCGATGTTCTCATCTGCACCTTGGGCCACCGCAGTGGTGACCGTTGCCGCCGTCGGACTCCTTGCTGTGGTGGTGCCGCGCGCCGGACAGGTGCGCGGCACCGAACTGGCCAGAGGCGGTGCCGTGGCGGGGCACGCCGGTGCCTCGCTGTTCATGATGGACGCCAACGAGGTGCTTCGAGCTCTCGGCGGCAATCGAAAAAGGATCGACGGCGGCCGCGCAGCCCGCTTGTACGCCCGCCCGGTCCGAGGGCCCCTGGCTGCGCTGATCCGTGCTGATGTGGTGGCCTTCATCAGGCTCAATCCGCCGCTGCTGCCATCCATTCTTTGGCTCGCCTCCTGCGTGGCCATATTGCTTGTGGAAGGTGGCCTTCCCGAGTTCGCCCAGTTGGCGGTGATCGTGATCTGCGGCTGTGCCACGGCGTCGGGTCTGGGCGGTGTTGCCCGCAAAACCGCGTTGGTCCCCGAGCTCGACGCTCTGTTGCCACTGCATCCGGCCCTGGTAAGGACCAGCCGCACGCTCATGCCGTGCCTGGCCATGGCTGTGTGGATGGCCATGCTCTGCAGTCTGTTGGCGCTGCTCGGGGCGGCGAACCCTGCCTTAATAGGCGTTGGTGCCCTGGCCGGGGTCGGCATGGGTGCCGGGACTCTCCGCGCAGCCACCAGGACCCCGCCGGACTGGACCGCGCCACCGGTTGAAACCCCGTTCGGTCCGGTCCCGCGGGCCCAACTGGGTTCCCTCATGCGCGGGCTGGACGTGACTATCCTGGCCATGGTTCCCCTGCTGGTGGCGCTGTACCTTGGCTACGTGCCGATGTCCGTTATCGCTGTGCAGGCGGCCTTCAGTGCCGGCATCTTCTTGCTGGTTATCCTCACCCGCCCCAAGCGCTCCTAA
- a CDS encoding DUF4287 domain-containing protein has product MSFQAYLDAIEDKTGLTPRQLVEIAETKGFKDPSVKAGAILEWLKADYDLGRGHGMALVHVIKKGPRIDSKHVGSDGTHRDESDTLWLDGKASKPTP; this is encoded by the coding sequence ATGTCATTCCAGGCCTACCTTGACGCTATTGAAGACAAAACCGGTCTCACTCCGCGTCAGTTGGTTGAAATAGCAGAGACCAAGGGTTTCAAAGACCCTTCGGTGAAGGCCGGGGCGATTCTTGAATGGCTCAAAGCGGACTACGATCTTGGACGCGGTCACGGAATGGCGTTGGTGCATGTCATCAAGAAGGGGCCGCGGATTGACAGCAAGCATGTGGGATCGGACGGCACGCACCGCGACGAATCGGACACTCTCTGGTTGGACGGCAAGGCGAGCAAGCCCACTCCTTAA
- a CDS encoding diacylglycerol kinase family protein has product MDSARTFESIVIIFNPNSTGDAPELAQELHDKLRELLTYQPEITLQPTEHAGHAVDLAREAASRGGDVLVVSVSGDGGYNEVVNGVMQAGNPNAVCAVRAAGNANDHSRIIGTKPLEEAIAEGHVHNIDLLRIHTGQKENEPLEYAHSYIGFGLTPVVATELEKGSKGALKEMVTVIQTFSKFEPFGIRLADGKRRKFDSLVFANINEMAKYATLSEAEDHPSDGKFEVIVFPHMPKWRTLLTALKATTQGLGDQPSVSSYEFTTLKPLPYQMDGEVKSVEANVKVRVECAPRALATLG; this is encoded by the coding sequence ATGGATTCTGCACGGACCTTTGAGTCGATTGTCATCATCTTCAACCCCAACAGCACCGGGGACGCGCCTGAGTTGGCGCAGGAATTGCATGACAAGCTGAGGGAGCTGCTCACTTACCAGCCGGAAATCACGCTTCAGCCTACTGAGCACGCCGGCCACGCCGTGGATTTGGCGCGGGAAGCGGCTTCCAGGGGCGGCGACGTCCTGGTGGTTTCGGTGAGTGGAGATGGCGGCTACAACGAGGTGGTCAACGGCGTGATGCAGGCCGGGAACCCGAATGCCGTCTGCGCAGTCCGGGCCGCGGGCAATGCCAATGATCACAGCCGGATCATCGGGACAAAACCTCTGGAAGAGGCCATTGCGGAGGGCCATGTGCATAACATCGACCTCCTCCGTATTCACACGGGCCAAAAAGAAAATGAGCCCCTCGAATACGCTCATTCGTACATCGGATTCGGCCTCACTCCCGTGGTGGCCACGGAACTCGAGAAGGGCAGCAAAGGCGCGCTCAAGGAGATGGTCACCGTCATTCAGACCTTCTCCAAGTTTGAGCCCTTTGGTATCCGCCTGGCAGATGGGAAGCGCCGCAAGTTCGACAGCCTCGTCTTCGCCAACATCAATGAAATGGCCAAGTACGCCACCTTGAGCGAGGCAGAGGACCACCCGTCGGACGGGAAGTTCGAGGTGATCGTGTTCCCGCACATGCCCAAGTGGCGCACTCTCCTGACTGCGCTGAAGGCCACAACGCAAGGTTTGGGTGACCAGCCGAGCGTGAGCAGCTACGAATTCACCACGCTCAAGCCCCTGCCATACCAAATGGACGGTGAAGTGAAGTCCGTTGAGGCCAACGTCAAGGTCCGGGTGGAGTGCGCTCCCCGCGCTCTGGCTACGCTCGGTTAG
- a CDS encoding FMN reductase translates to METRRITVLSAGLGVPSSSRLLADQLAASTERQLRVAGFDVKIDVVELRDLAVDIANNFVTGYAAPRLADVIAGVEDSDAIIAVSPVFSASYSGLFKSFIDVLDPKSLDGKAVLLGATGGTDRHQMVLDYAMRPLFSYLRTRIAATGVFAGPQDWGNTDDGGSPLSSRVDRAAGELVQLLSGPQPGRKAPVLESLPFEQLLAGISAGR, encoded by the coding sequence ATGGAAACCCGCCGCATCACCGTCCTTTCCGCCGGACTCGGCGTCCCGTCGTCGAGCCGCCTGCTGGCCGACCAGTTGGCTGCCTCCACCGAGCGGCAGCTGCGCGTGGCCGGGTTCGATGTGAAGATCGACGTCGTGGAACTGCGCGACCTCGCGGTGGACATCGCCAATAACTTCGTCACCGGCTATGCGGCGCCCCGCCTCGCGGACGTGATTGCCGGCGTCGAGGATTCCGACGCCATCATCGCGGTGAGCCCGGTCTTCAGCGCCTCCTATAGCGGACTGTTCAAGTCGTTCATTGACGTCCTGGACCCCAAATCGCTGGACGGAAAGGCCGTACTCTTGGGCGCCACGGGCGGCACCGACCGCCACCAGATGGTCCTCGACTACGCCATGCGTCCGCTGTTCAGCTACCTGCGCACCAGGATTGCGGCCACCGGCGTCTTCGCAGGTCCGCAGGACTGGGGAAACACCGACGACGGCGGCTCGCCCCTTTCCTCGCGAGTGGACCGGGCCGCGGGTGAACTCGTGCAGTTGTTGAGCGGCCCCCAGCCCGGGCGTAAGGCCCCGGTTCTGGAGTCGCTGCCGTTTGAACAACTCCTGGCTGGAATCTCAGCGGGCAGGTAA
- a CDS encoding histone-like nucleoid-structuring protein Lsr2 produces MATRRIVTLLDDLDGTDAEETVVFSVDGNDYEIDLNSSHTNELRDALRPFIAAARTVKRTRRSRGGTNSLRGTVHR; encoded by the coding sequence GTGGCTACACGAAGAATTGTTACCTTGCTCGATGACCTCGACGGTACGGATGCGGAGGAGACCGTGGTGTTTTCCGTTGACGGAAATGACTACGAAATTGATCTCAACAGTTCCCACACCAATGAACTCAGGGATGCCCTGCGACCCTTCATTGCCGCAGCCCGAACCGTAAAGCGGACCAGAAGATCCCGTGGTGGGACCAATTCTCTCCGGGGAACCGTCCACCGCTGA
- a CDS encoding hydroxymethylglutaryl-CoA lyase, with protein sequence MTRFESPLAATLGNVILRDVTLRDGLQLTGKLLPTEQKIDTVRELLRLGVPAIELGSMARADLVPTMANTLEVVQALTPEELEKCWIWVATPGHVAKASAAGARNFQYCLSASDSHNKANIGRTTDESLAALPQAVEYARAVNGQIQLCIATSFTCPFEGYVPEERVLSIANDPRAEGTTDIVICDTLGQAVPAQVSRLITRVRDESPARRIVYHGHDTWGLGVANTLAAIQAGAYMVDGALGGLGGCPFAPGASGNTSSEDILFATRPAWLTPNVFAELVVLSEKLLAELGEPNRSKAAQGARSKAAAFDWVMPSA encoded by the coding sequence ATGACGCGCTTTGAAAGCCCCCTGGCCGCAACACTTGGCAACGTCATTCTGAGGGACGTCACCTTGCGCGACGGGCTCCAGCTGACCGGCAAACTCCTGCCCACCGAGCAGAAGATCGACACCGTGCGGGAGCTGCTGCGCCTGGGAGTGCCGGCGATTGAACTGGGATCCATGGCCCGCGCAGACCTGGTCCCCACAATGGCCAACACACTCGAAGTGGTCCAGGCCCTCACCCCCGAGGAACTGGAAAAGTGCTGGATCTGGGTGGCCACCCCCGGCCATGTAGCCAAGGCGTCTGCCGCTGGTGCCCGGAATTTCCAGTACTGCCTGTCCGCGTCAGATTCCCATAACAAAGCGAATATAGGGCGCACCACTGATGAGAGCCTGGCTGCCCTGCCACAAGCTGTTGAGTACGCGCGCGCAGTGAATGGCCAAATCCAACTGTGCATCGCAACCTCCTTCACCTGCCCTTTTGAGGGCTATGTTCCCGAGGAGCGTGTCCTCTCCATCGCCAACGATCCCCGGGCGGAGGGCACCACGGACATCGTCATCTGCGACACCCTGGGCCAGGCCGTTCCGGCCCAGGTATCCCGGCTGATCACCCGCGTAAGGGATGAGTCCCCTGCCCGGCGGATTGTCTATCACGGCCACGACACCTGGGGCTTGGGCGTTGCCAATACCCTGGCCGCCATTCAGGCCGGGGCTTACATGGTGGACGGCGCCCTGGGCGGGTTGGGCGGCTGCCCCTTCGCGCCCGGCGCCAGCGGAAACACCTCCAGCGAAGACATTCTGTTCGCAACCCGTCCCGCTTGGCTCACCCCGAATGTTTTTGCGGAGCTCGTGGTGCTTTCGGAGAAGCTGCTTGCCGAATTGGGCGAACCGAACCGCTCCAAGGCAGCCCAAGGCGCACGGTCCAAGGCCGCGGCCTTTGACTGGGTTATGCCGTCCGCCTAG
- a CDS encoding alpha/beta hydrolase, with product MTSSPDAQQPTRRPALYWASGVCAAALVLIPGWMLIGNPAVLRGHPLLPAILVTAAVVGLLWGVLLWRRRHSAARRSPARSVGAWAARVAVLALVAALAWLNPFAYQASGAGLSAGISLSESPTALTMKPAGAAATRGLVFIPGARVEARAYADILRPAAEAGVLVVILKTPLNLSLLDGNQARGAMVEHPGIATWAVGGHSLGGVSASSFALENQDVTGLLLYASYPLDSLRDRRDLQVLSVSGSEDGLSTPAKIDASRELLPLNATFVEVRGGNHAFFGDYGAQPGDGEPSVSRDDARKQIGEATAAFLEQLKG from the coding sequence ATGACCTCCTCTCCTGACGCCCAGCAACCCACCCGAAGGCCTGCCCTCTACTGGGCTTCAGGAGTATGTGCTGCAGCTTTGGTCCTTATCCCGGGCTGGATGTTGATCGGGAATCCGGCTGTCCTGCGTGGCCACCCGTTGCTGCCCGCCATTTTGGTGACCGCCGCCGTCGTCGGACTTCTTTGGGGTGTTCTGCTGTGGCGTCGGCGCCATAGCGCTGCAAGACGGTCTCCGGCCAGGTCCGTTGGCGCGTGGGCCGCGCGGGTGGCCGTATTGGCACTCGTGGCCGCACTGGCGTGGCTGAACCCCTTCGCATATCAGGCTTCCGGGGCGGGATTAAGCGCCGGAATTTCGCTGTCGGAATCGCCCACCGCCCTCACCATGAAGCCCGCCGGGGCAGCTGCCACCCGCGGGCTGGTTTTCATTCCGGGCGCGCGTGTTGAAGCACGCGCTTACGCGGACATCCTCCGGCCTGCAGCGGAAGCAGGGGTCCTCGTGGTGATCCTGAAGACGCCCCTGAACCTCAGCCTGCTGGACGGAAACCAGGCGCGCGGGGCCATGGTTGAGCATCCCGGGATCGCCACGTGGGCAGTAGGTGGCCACTCCTTGGGTGGGGTGAGCGCGAGCTCCTTTGCGTTGGAAAACCAGGATGTTACTGGTCTTCTGCTCTACGCTTCCTACCCGCTGGACTCCCTGCGTGACCGCCGGGATCTGCAGGTTTTGTCCGTATCCGGCTCGGAAGACGGCCTCAGCACTCCTGCCAAGATTGACGCTTCCCGGGAGCTGCTGCCCCTCAATGCCACCTTCGTGGAGGTTCGCGGCGGGAACCATGCGTTCTTCGGAGACTATGGAGCGCAGCCCGGGGATGGCGAACCGTCCGTGAGCCGTGACGATGCCCGGAAGCAGATCGGCGAGGCCACCGCGGCGTTCCTGGAGCAACTGAAGGGCTGA
- a CDS encoding CaiB/BaiF CoA-transferase family protein, which produces MTQQTIAPLDGVRVLELGNYIAAPTAGRLLADFGAEVIKIERPGTGDELRNWRLHKGTTSMLYRTLNRNKKSVVLDLRTDAGKQAVLDLVAKCDILLENFRPGTLEKWGLGPEVLNEANPDLIVTRISAFGQTGPLSERPGFAAVAEAYGGFRNLVGDPDRAPVRVGVSIGDSIAGLYAAFGSVMSLYQREARRRDPAGAVPLTERVIDVALNEAMFSMMESLIPDYQAYGVDRQRVGGRMEGIAPSNAYLCKDGSSIVVAGNGDSIYQRYMQTIGRPDLAEDPALQTNAGRWAKREELDRAIGEWAATLSGPEALAALEAAGVPAGPIYTAADISTDSQYAARNMIQKFDVSTGEEILPGVGFPGIVPVIGDQSLPIRNLGPDLGENTQEILGGLLNMDSAQIRAASGREEAITS; this is translated from the coding sequence ATGACACAGCAAACAATTGCCCCTCTGGACGGCGTCCGGGTTCTGGAACTCGGCAACTACATCGCCGCGCCCACGGCAGGCAGGCTGCTCGCTGACTTCGGAGCTGAGGTCATCAAAATTGAACGGCCGGGCACCGGTGATGAACTGCGCAACTGGCGCCTGCACAAGGGCACCACGTCCATGCTGTACCGCACATTGAACCGCAATAAGAAGTCCGTGGTTCTGGATCTGCGAACGGACGCCGGCAAGCAGGCCGTGCTGGATCTCGTGGCCAAGTGCGACATCCTGCTGGAGAACTTCCGCCCCGGCACCTTGGAGAAGTGGGGCTTGGGGCCGGAGGTCCTCAACGAGGCCAACCCGGACCTGATTGTTACGCGAATTTCAGCCTTCGGACAGACCGGGCCTTTGTCCGAGCGGCCGGGTTTCGCCGCCGTCGCCGAGGCCTACGGAGGCTTCCGTAACCTGGTGGGCGATCCCGACCGCGCACCAGTGCGCGTAGGCGTTTCCATTGGTGATTCGATCGCGGGCCTGTACGCCGCCTTCGGCTCCGTCATGAGCTTGTACCAGCGTGAAGCACGACGCCGGGACCCGGCCGGCGCTGTCCCCCTCACCGAACGCGTCATTGACGTCGCCCTGAATGAGGCCATGTTCTCCATGATGGAGTCACTGATTCCGGACTATCAGGCCTATGGCGTGGACCGGCAGCGTGTTGGCGGCCGCATGGAGGGAATCGCTCCCTCCAACGCTTACCTGTGCAAGGACGGGTCCAGTATTGTGGTGGCCGGAAACGGTGACTCGATCTATCAGCGGTACATGCAGACCATCGGCCGCCCAGACCTGGCGGAGGACCCGGCCCTGCAAACAAATGCCGGCCGTTGGGCAAAGCGCGAGGAACTTGACCGGGCTATCGGTGAATGGGCAGCTACGCTTTCAGGCCCTGAGGCCCTGGCTGCACTTGAGGCCGCCGGCGTCCCTGCGGGACCCATCTACACCGCGGCGGATATCAGCACGGACAGCCAATACGCGGCCCGGAACATGATTCAAAAGTTTGATGTTTCCACAGGCGAGGAAATTCTCCCCGGCGTAGGATTTCCGGGCATTGTTCCGGTCATCGGGGACCAGTCCCTGCCCATACGGAACCTCGGCCCTGACCTGGGCGAGAATACGCAGGAAATCCTTGGCGGACTCCTGAACATGGACTCCGCACAGATCAGGGCGGCTTCAGGCCGCGAGGAGGCCATCACATCATGA
- a CDS encoding zf-TFIIB domain-containing protein, translated as MDSIDLVMSERSGVEIDYCPQCRGVWLDRGELDKIIDRVAAETIPARPAAAPAQPPIAPPPIYNPFESRPQQPRYDDRDRRDYDRRDNDRRDGYDQYGRKRKKKEGFLGDLFDF; from the coding sequence GTGGATTCCATTGACCTGGTGATGAGTGAACGAAGCGGCGTGGAGATCGACTACTGCCCGCAGTGCAGGGGTGTGTGGCTGGATCGTGGGGAGTTGGACAAGATCATTGATCGCGTCGCGGCCGAAACCATCCCGGCCCGCCCCGCAGCCGCGCCGGCGCAGCCCCCGATTGCGCCGCCGCCCATCTACAACCCCTTCGAGTCACGGCCTCAGCAGCCGCGGTATGACGACAGGGACAGGCGCGATTACGACCGTAGGGACAATGATCGTCGTGACGGGTACGACCAATACGGCCGCAAGCGCAAAAAGAAGGAAGGCTTCCTGGGAGACTTGTTCGACTTCTAG
- a CDS encoding acyltransferase, which yields MEKPESSFLSARYWPQLDGLRTVSIAMVLVSHMSDPHIWGFLNGSLGVTLFFVISGFLITSLLTREERRRGRVSIIRFYVRRAFRILPLYYLALSTAAIAVFVLGLGEGPEKFAERLPLLATFNGDLAGGGSFVHSWSLGIEEKFYVVWPFLMFAIPLMKRHRLAAATVLLGLASAAGYIEGARYFGTYTAILAGCVLGLIMHTPRGFRVVSKLAQPRVAALLIPVAITAYILDPILPGGYQSGHAHVVFSYTVALLFPSVILAASPLTKLLSWKPVAFLGTRTYAIYLFHPFCIDVVSMAIPAGQQNFALAIVRLVLAAVLSVAVAEVMARAIEQPLIRMGKRLTSSPGPTTTRSPAPVSES from the coding sequence GTGGAAAAGCCAGAGTCGTCCTTCTTGTCCGCCCGGTACTGGCCGCAGCTGGACGGGCTCCGAACCGTCAGCATCGCAATGGTTCTCGTATCGCACATGAGCGACCCCCATATCTGGGGATTTCTCAACGGATCGCTGGGAGTGACTCTCTTCTTTGTCATCAGCGGTTTCCTGATTACATCGCTCCTGACCCGGGAAGAACGCCGGCGCGGCCGTGTCTCGATCATCCGTTTCTATGTCAGGCGGGCATTTCGCATTCTGCCGCTTTACTATCTTGCGCTCTCAACTGCTGCCATAGCAGTCTTCGTGTTGGGGCTTGGTGAGGGTCCGGAGAAATTCGCGGAGCGGCTACCCCTCCTGGCAACTTTCAATGGAGACCTCGCCGGCGGCGGCTCCTTTGTCCATAGCTGGTCGCTTGGAATCGAGGAAAAGTTTTACGTCGTATGGCCATTCCTCATGTTCGCCATACCGCTGATGAAAAGGCACCGCCTTGCCGCGGCCACGGTTCTGCTGGGCCTCGCATCCGCAGCAGGCTACATTGAAGGTGCCCGCTACTTTGGGACCTACACCGCCATTCTGGCCGGTTGCGTCCTTGGCCTCATCATGCACACGCCCCGGGGATTCCGGGTAGTGTCCAAGCTCGCCCAGCCAAGAGTGGCCGCCCTGCTTATACCTGTAGCAATCACCGCGTACATCCTTGACCCGATACTCCCCGGCGGTTACCAGAGCGGCCACGCGCACGTGGTGTTCTCCTACACCGTTGCCCTTCTCTTCCCCTCCGTCATTCTCGCTGCCTCGCCCCTGACCAAATTGCTTAGTTGGAAGCCCGTAGCATTCCTCGGGACCAGGACGTATGCGATCTACCTTTTCCACCCTTTTTGCATCGACGTAGTCAGCATGGCCATCCCTGCCGGCCAGCAGAACTTTGCACTTGCCATCGTCAGGCTGGTGCTGGCCGCAGTCCTGTCAGTCGCCGTTGCGGAGGTCATGGCCCGCGCAATCGAGCAGCCCCTGATCCGGATGGGGAAGCGGCTGACCTCCTCTCCGGGGCCCACGACTACCCGGTCCCCGGCACCGGTCAGCGAAAGTTAG